CTTGAGATTAATTGGAGCTAGGCTACATATTCTAATAAGCTAGCTCTAAGCTCCCCTCCTTTTTTCAAGGAGGGGTTGGGGTGGTTAAACTCGTTGAACGATGCTAGGCTTAGTTTTCTAGCGCTAGCCTGACCACCCCCAACCCCTCCTTAAAAAAGGAGGGGAGCTAACTTGGCCTAGCTTTTATTCTGGTTGCAATATCAATGACATTTGAAATAATCAAATGGCTCGTGGCAGTCGTCGCATTGGTAGAGGGCTTTGCAAGCCGTGGAGCCAAACTGGCTAACCAAGTGCGTATTAGCAGACTGGCAAAGCGGGCAAGCCACGGCGGTAGCTTGGCCAAATAGGTTGAGCAGGTGCCCGGTGGCGGTGCCATCGACTGGCGGGGCAATACCGTAGGCTGTTAGCTTTTCGCGCCCAGCCGCTGACAGCCAAGCCGTCGTCCAGGCCGGGCTGAGCTGATGGTGGACGG
This Hymenobacter sp. GOD-10R DNA region includes the following protein-coding sequences:
- the paaD gene encoding 1,2-phenylacetyl-CoA epoxidase subunit PaaD, whose amino-acid sequence is MVAQTLTEETTWQLLEEVSDPEVPVLSILDLGIVRGVRVEGDEVHVTITPTYSGCPAMNTIATEIRLRLLAEGVTKLTVHHQLSPAWTTAWLSAAGREKLTAYGIAPPVDGTATGHLLNLFGQATAVACPLCQSANTHLVSQFGSTACKALYQCDDCHEPFDYFKCH